ATCCATGCAGGTACAGTGGGGCACTGCCATAGCAGGAAGACGGGCTGATCCTCACAGACACCCCTTGAAGCCACAGCTGCAAAACTACTGTGCTTATGTATGACTAATGGTGAAAATTCTCTTCATGTATTTGGATTTGGGAGAAAAGGGCATTAAGGATCAGCTTTGTGCAGGGTGGCACAGAGGAAGCGCTGGGCTGCAATATCTCCAGGTAAGAGCACCCAGGGAGGAGTACCTGGAGTTTCGGATCAGCTCCACTTGTCTCGGCGTCAATGCGAAGATACACGGGCTTTCCTGAAGCTTCTCACTGTTCTGTGgaactgaaaaggagaaaagaaacacatcatTCTGATGGCAGCTCCTCTGACgctgctcactgctctgagCCTTCTTTGGCCTCCACCTGCCGACCAACAGATGAACTcagaatgaaatgcagcagcacaggaacgGCTCCAAGAGGCAGTGCTGGTAGGAGCCAGCATCGACTGCCCTCTTCTCTATCCCTCATTTTGAGATCAAATGCCTTCAGTCTGCTTAGAATTAAGCCTGAGATATGGGAACTCGAGGCTGCAGATCTTAAAGGTTTTAAAGCTGAAGACCTCCAGGTAACTGAGTTCCATCCTTTCTCTGGGATGGATGCTGCTGCATTGCAAATCTGTGCTGGGCCTTGtatggctgcagctgccatcagttCATTCCAACAGCAGGAAATCGATTTTTAAGGCAGAGCTCAACCAGCAACCTTCAGAATGAGCCCAGACATAAAGCTTCCAAAGCCCAGGAGGACTCTGCAAACTGTCCTTGGGAGCTGAACCCcacaaacaacactgaaattgACTGACACTGCATGAGGTTACTGTGAGGAAGGAGCAAACCAAGGGCAGGACCTCTGCAGCTGGGATCCTGGATAGTGAGACAGAatgagggggaatggttttaaactgagatggagaggtttgggttggaacttaggaggaagtttttcacccagtgGTTGGTGatgccctggaacaggttgcccaaggaggctgtggatgccccatccctgcaggcattcaaggccaggctggatgtggctctgggcagcctgggctgctggttggtgaccctgcacacagcagggggttggagctggatgagcactgtgggcctttgcaacccaggccattctgtgattctataatgtTCTACACACTTCAATTatcatggggggaaaaaaaaagggggaaagtTGACATCCACCACCATGTGCATCAGTCTGTCCTTCACAGAGCCTtggaaaatctcattttcaacCCCTTGAAATTCAACCTTTTGGACACTCGCAcctgttttgtttccatctaCCAGACCAAGCCCAGCAGATGAAGAGCACAGAAAACTCACCGAGCTCCGTGGGCTTCAGCAGCTCATCCAGGGTGTTGTAGAAGGGCAGCTTCACCAGGCGGACTTCAGGCTTCACAGCTTTAGGGGGCAACCTGCCCAGTTCGTTCAGGTATTTCCCATAGAGAGTGGGATAGTCAATGTTGGGGGTGGAGATAGAAGTCCGAGCCATGGCGCTCCCACGGTCGTATGAAGAGTGAATGGGGAGTGCCTCAGGGGAGCGGTGCGGCTGCGGGGCCTCGGAGCTCTTCTTGGCATAACGGGTCTCGTAGAGCTCCTTGATCTTCTTGAAAACCTCAGGGCTGCAGTCAAATTGGACCAGCTGCAATGCTCTGGTGACTAGTTCGTGTTTAAGTCCGCTTTTACTCCTGCCAACAAAACCCAGCAACATCTGAAGATCTGAGACTCGGAAACTCATCACCATGTTCTAGGggataaaaaaattaaagatgttcTTACAGTGATACGAAGGCAAAGAGAAAGTTCTTCCTGTTCTCTATGGCTCGGAACCCACCGACCCACCCAGACCACAGAACACGAGTCACTCAATAAAGTGATAGACACCCAACAATGATTCTAACAGTGAGCACGGAGGAGAAAACTCCAACACACATCATACTGGTGTCAGTGCAGCTCAGTGTATTAACACCAGGCAGGAGCTTAAAGCACTTCCCTGAGTCTCTGAAGGGTTTAAAGAgcaaaagaagggagaaaacagaacactAAAGTGAAGGGGGCTGCTGGTCCTTCAGTGCACCTCTGTGCTGTTTCCACAGGCAAAACAAACCCTCTAGAGCTCTTCTTAGACATGTAGAACCTGAAGAAAGAACCGAGCACGTATATTTCCAGCTATgggaagagaagactgaagaGAGCAGTGCGTTCCCATGAGAACAATGCCTGCAGGCGGGGGCTTTGCCAAGCACTCCCCCACGCTCACAGCCAGcacccagggctgctgctggggatgtcAGTGCTTTGATAAGAGGTGAAAACAATCCCTACCTTCACTAATGcactttcctgctgctgtgggagctcAGGAGGCCTGGAACCATCAGCAGGTTTAAAGGGAGTCCAATGCTACAGCAGACTAGGAGCTAGAAATGGCCTCTGCTGAAAGCAGTCAGATGGACGTCATGCTTGTCTTGCATGGCAAAGGGCCATCAAGCTTATAAAGCAGGTTTTTGTCAAGATTCAAGCTGCCCTAAGAGTCCACTTGATAGCCAACCATGTGTACCCCCTCCGCAGCTTCCATAGATTGTGGAAAACACAGGAATTCAAGACCTCTGCCATcccacagcaaagagcagaagcagccaTAGGACGgggctctgctctcccagaaggagagggaaggaaacagACAACTTGCAAGAGGAGAGAAGGACATTTAACTGCTATGACAAGAGATGTGGGTTCATTGCTTTGTGATGCAGCACCTGTGTGACCCTGGAGGAATTTAGTTTGTGCTTCAGAACGGTACAGAACGGAGAGCGTGCCGTCTTCACTGGGGCACATTCAAGGATAAACGTGTATCAGCAAAGATAAGCACGGCACGGCCACAAcgctgctcccagcagcacagcagcgcTCCTACGCTcactgctcccacagcacaACTCACTTGGCACTTCTGCTGCAGAACCAACAGCCTTTGGGGTCGGAACCAACAGCCTTCAGCCTTAGATTCAGGACCTGTATTGCTCCAGAGCAAGTCTCATTAAACAATAACAACGTGTCACTGAGGCTGGGATCTGCATGAAGCGCTGAGATCCCTTAGCACTGAGGTCAGCTCCATCCTGGCTCCGagcatcagctgtgctgtgtaaaGGAGGCAGCACATCTCCTGCAGAGGGGTCCTGGGCCCACAGCAACCAAGAGGGGCCGAACAGCTGTGAGATGGGGACCAGAGGGCCTCATAAAACGTCTCCTTTCAGCCACATCCCTGCTTGTTGgctgaccccaaccccatagagaccccactgcagggatgggctcAACCAAGCGGATCCCTTCAAACAGCTGCACCATAGAGCCAAGAGTGCCACACAACCTCTCTATGAGCCCCATAATAACTCAATATTGGGGGAGCACTGAGTGGGGGGGTCAGGAGCTccacagcccccccccaaaCAGTGGGTGGTTATAGGTTATAGGGGGGCACTCAGGGCACTCACAGCCCCCCCCAAACACTGTGTGGTTATAGGTTACAGGTTATAGGTTATAGGGGGGCActcacagccccccccccaactcaAACACTGGTTGGTTATAGGTTATAGGTTATATATTACAGGGGGGCACTCACAGCCCCCCCCAACTCAAACACTGGGTGGTTATAGGCTATAGGTTATAGGCTATAGTTTATAGGCTACAGGTTATAGGCTATAGGTTACAGGTTATAGGGTGGGCACTCAGTTGGGCCGCCCCCCGCCCTCCCATTGCCACCACAAGCAGCCCTTGTCCCTTGTGGGCTGTGACAGGAGATGGATGCAGGGCAGCCCCGTTGCTGCCGCCCCGCCCCGAGGCCTTTAGCCCCGCACAGGCCTCATCCCGGGGATGTTCGGCCCTGAGGTAAAACGGGACAACGAACCGGGAtggcggggagggggggggcggTCCCGGGGTGCCgccccccagctcccacccGTCGAaccgccccgcccgccgccggtTCCGCGCTGTGAGGGGCGGCAGCTGAGCCCTCATCCCGCTCCCGCCCGGCCCGGTCTCTCCGAgccgcctccgccgccgccgTTCACTCACTTTGGCCTCCACCAGctccgccgccatcttggcctCCAGCGTCCACCGCGCCGGGAGCCGCCGCCGGGTCACGTGACGCCTAGCGGCGAGGGGAGGGGCGCGCGGGAGACGCGTCGACCAATCAATTTCGAGTTCCTCACCTCGGAGGCCGCCGCCGCAACGCGCAGGCGCAATAGAGCCaccccgccccgctccgcctTCCGGGGGTCTTAAAGGGACCGCGCCCCTAAAACGGGACGGAGAGGATGGAGGATGCGGGGATGGAGGGAGGACAGCAGAGCTAATGAcagctctcctgctttcttttctttacctgTGGGCTGCCTTACATGGGTAcggggagagggaaggggacGGGTTAGGACTGAGGGTCATTATATGCCTATATGTGCTTATAGTCCCAGCTTCTGAGCATGGTGATATTTGTAATGTATTTAGCCTATGGGAGCCGGTGATGGGGATACCTGCCTGGCTGCCTTTCAGCCTAATTGACATCACAGACAGTGTGCTCGGACTGGCTTACCAGTGTCCTGAGTTCCTTACGTATGGCTGGGGTGTCAGGTTGGGTGCTGTGTTGTCAGTCTCTCTGAATACAATcctaataacaataataatggGGTCCTAATcctaataataacaataacacaATGGGGCCAGCAGCGTGTCCCTAAGTTGCAGTGAGGCTCATCAACTAGAAAACATCACTCAAAACCCATCTATTGATAGAGGGATCAGAGGGCTCTATAGATAGAGGAATCTATTGATGTCTCAATAGAAGACCTCCAGTTTTCGAGCTGATATTTGCGCTCCATAACACAGACATCACACTACTTCCATCCCGTGCCTCCATTGCagccccctgcccacccccGCTCCTCCCGGCCTGCAGGGGGCGCTAGTGAGCTCCATGCCCTCCGCAGTTCCGGCCGGTGCATGCGCACCTAGTCCATAGACGCCGCTATGGGCGGTGCTCGCCCAGCCCGGCCCGGTGCCGCTTTGGACGGCCCAGCGCTCCGGGTAAAGGCGGAGCCGCTCTCGAGGCCTTGAGCAGCGCCCCGGGCACGTTGTCCGGGTTGTACCCGCTGTGACCGCGTTGTTTCCGCTGCGGGTTCTGAGCGGGGACCGCGTGGATCCTGACTGCGGCCCTCGGAGGACCTGACCGCCCGACCATAGAGCTGCCGGCAGCGGGGGGTGCTAGATAGTCGCATCTGCGCACGCGCACGCGTAGGCTCCTCCTTCCGGCCGGCGCCGCCCTATAAAAGGGGGGCGGTTGACGTCAGCGTTCTCTTCCGCCCGCTCTGCGCTCGCCAGCGAGACAGggccgccgccaccgccgccatTGCTGTAACCCCCCGCCCCGGAGAATCCGCCTCCATCCGCCACCATGGTGAGGCCCCGCGTCCCGCCGCCGTTCGGATGGAGCTCAGCGGGTCCCGTGTGGGCTGTGCGGGTGGGGATGTCCGCTCCGGGAGGGCCGGGAGGGTCCCGCTGCGGGGCGAGGCCTAGCGCTGCGTCCCGGGCCGCTGTGAGGGGACACGGGTGGGGCCGGGGCCTGGTGGGGCGCCGTTAACCCGGCGCTCCGTGTATCCCGTAGGGCTTTAATTCCCGGTGCTGTGATGGGGGCCGGGCAGCTCCCGGAGCGATTACGTAACGCTGCGGCTCCTCGGTTTCCCCCTTTAATTAATGAGGGGTGAGGATGGAGGGGGGGCTGCGGTGCATTGAGCGCTGTCAGTGCGGGGGGGTTTGAGGACACATCgctggctgctgcagtgccGGCCCGGCGCTCTGCAGTGCCCTCAGTGCTTCATTCCTTGAGGTTAAACCTGACAGCGCCACGTAGGAAGAAATGGAGCTTTGCTGTTACGTAGCTCGTCTCCcattcctcccttcttcctttctttccaaggTGAACTTCACGGTAGATCAGATACGGGCCATCATGGACAAAAAGGCCAACATCAGGAATATGTCAGTGATCGCACACGTCGATCACGGCAAGTCGACCCTGACTGATTCCCTGGTGTGTAAAGCTGGGATCATCGCCTCTGCCCGCGCGGGGGAGACCCGCTTCACTGACACCAGGAAGGACGAGCAGGAACGGTGCATCACCATCAAATCGACGTGAGTGCTGCTCCTTCGGGTGCCCCCCTGTTCCCATCGCACGGACTGACCCTGGGGGTGCTTTGAATCCTACCCTGGTTTCACCTTGAGATGAAGATGATCCCATCAGCCTTTCTCTTGTCTTGTTGTTCAGAGGtttaggtttatttttcttccctgcgTGGATTGCTTAAACAAAGGGGCAAGTATTGATTGCCCTGTGGTGAGTCACTGAGCGTTACCTTGATGGCTGCTGGGAGATTGACGTGCTCCTGCAGTGTGACTTTGGCCTCCTGTTTCTGGCACCAGCTGTGTGTAATGGCGCTGGTGGCTGTGAGGTTTGTCTGGTGAGCAGCTGACCTCCTTGGGAGTGTCACTGCCTGCAGGTCCAGCTGCCTCACCATGGACTGATGCTGAGGAGGTGGGAGGGACCAGAAGGGATTTAGGCTGGTGGGAAAAGCAGCTGAGAGGAGGTGCGCTCTATTTGGCAGCTCACGATATCAGGGGGTTATGATTTCAGGGAAGCATAAAAAGCAGAGGTTTTTGTGGATGCTCCTGAGCATCTTCCCCACTCGCCTCTCATGATCATTTCTTCCTGTtatgggaggtttaggttggatcttaggaggatgtttttcaccCAGTGGGgggtgatgcactggaacaggttgcccgaggaggctgtggatgccccatccctgcaggcattcagggccaggctggatgtggctgtgggcagcctgggaCCCTACacacagcagagggttggaactggatgagcattggggtccttttcaacccaggccattcagtGGTTCATGAAACCCTGGAAGCTGGATGCAgctgtctgaaaataaatagtaaagGATACAAGAATGTTTCTAACTGCTTTTGCTTCAGAGTGTTGCAGAGGGGCAATGGGGTGATACTAACagctctttttccctttcagagCTATTTCTCTGTTCTATGAGCTCTCTGACAACGATCTGGCATTCATCAAGCAGAGCAAGGATGGTTCTGGTTTCTTGATCAACCTGATTGACTCTCCTGGGCACGTGGATTTCTCCTCGGAGGTCACTGCTGCTCTGCGTGTCACTGATGGTGCCCTGGTTGTTGTCGACTGCGTCTCTGGTGAGGTTTTTGCAGCCATGTGTGACTGCAACCTGAGTTGGGTTGATCTGAAGGTGAGGAGAACTAATTGTCCTGTGTTGggcaggtgtgtgtgtgcagacagAGACTGTGCTGCGTCAGGCCATCGCTGAGAGGATCAAACCTGTCCTGATGATGAACAAGATGGACcgggcactgctggagctgcagctggatcCTGAGGAGCTGTACCAGACCTTCCAGAGGATTGTGGAGAACGTGAACGTCATCATCTCCACGTATGGGGAAGGAGAAAGCGGTCCAATGGGAAACATCATGGTGAGTGAatggctgtgggtgccccttCAGCAGGAGGGAGCAACTGTGTTTGGTAGCAGTGCTTTCCTCCCTCCAGGGGAGGAGTGaggctggagaagtggaggCACCCATGCAATGAAGAATAGAAACACAAGTGTGCATTCTGTCTAGGAAGGGGTCCTCCTCTTGAAAGGTCTTTCCTTGCTCACCTGACACGGGGCACAGGCCCTGCACTGCATGAGGCTGGATGGCACTTGGGGATGTTGATCCCTTCACTCCCTGCTGGACTCTGAGCTGAGTGCAAGGCCTGTTCAGCTGCAGGTCCTGAGGAAACCTTtgtgctttgttgctgttgagAAACAAACGAATCGTAGATTTTTCTACTGGTGTTTCCATTAAGGATTACAGTCTGACAGGTCTAAGCAGATGTTGAGCCAGTCAGTCCCTCTGGGCAGGTGCTGTCACAGAAGTGCTCAGTGCTTCTGTAGCTCTGAAGCCCCACCTTCAGGCTCTTGGTGGAGGCTTGCAGTGTGTTTGGTTTGCCTGGGCTGACTGCTGTAGCCCTCTGCAGCTGATCCTCTGTAACCCAGctgttccttttccctttcagatCGATCCGGTGCTTGGTACTGTTGGCTTTGGTTCTGGCCTGCACGGCTGGGCTTTCACTTTGAAACAGTTTGCTGAAATGTACGTTGCAAAGTTTGCTGCCAAGGGTGATGCCCAGATGAATCCATCTGAGCGTGCCAAGAAAGTAGAAGACATGATGAAGAAGCTGTGGGGAGACAGGTGAGTAACTCTGGGTTGTAATCCCTCACCAGCTCTGTGCACCCTTAACCTGGCAGTGCAGACGTTCAGGCTCAGTGATTCAatccttgtgttttttttccactcctgaGCTAACCAGAGTAAAAAACCACCACGCTTTTACACCTGAGCTGAACATTGGTATTTGTTGgcttattttctctgcagataCTTTGATCCTTCTACTGGCAAGTTCAGCAAATCTGCTACTGGCCCTGATGGAAAGAAACTGCCTAGGACCTTCTGCCAGCTCATCCTCGATCCCATCTTCAAGGTGTGTtccttgctgctctgcccttgcTGATGCCCTGAGctcttttgttctgctgcagttcaTGATGATGGAAAATTTCTTCACTTTGACCTGACTTGTTTGATTGAAGAAATTTGAGTATCTGACACGAGCTGAGCTcattgctgtgtgcagcaggggAGCTGATAGTAGGTGTGGGAAGGCAGGTGTGTGTCTGAGAGTCCTTGTGGTGATGGGCACGGGTTCTCCTTAGAGATGGTGCTGCTCTCACACTGGGTCCTGAGAGGCATTCctaactgctgctgctctcgTAGGTGTTTGATGCAATCATGACCTTCAAGAAAGAGGAGGCAGCTAAACTGATTGACAAACTGGACATCAAGCTTGACAGCGAGGATAAGGACAAGGAGGGCAAACCCCTGCTGAAGGTGAGATTGGTCTGAATCCTCTGTGAGAAGAGGTCTGGGGTTGGGCTGATCCAGCTGTATGagtttgctctgcagctgcaaaccCTGCTTGGGTAGGAAGGTGCTGCTGGTCACTTAGAGGGGAGCGAGGGAGGCGAGGCTGACTGCTGGGCTCTGAGCCGCCTGCCTGGCTCTCaccctctgctctctgctcagGCTGTGATGAGGCGGTGGCTGCCTGCCGGAGATGCCCTGCTCCAGATGATCACCATCCACCTGCCTTCTCCTGTCACAGCCCAGAAGTACCGCTGTGAGCTGCTCTATGAGGGGCCCCCTGATGATGAGGCTGCCATAGGTATGCgaggctgctgctttgctgccaggGAATCTCTTTGCAGAAGTGTTCAGCGGACTAAAGTACCTGGAACTCTCTTGCTCTCCAAAGCCAACAGCTTAGTAGCTTTTGTAATTCTTGAGCCTGTAGCTTTGCTAGTGTGGATCAAACAGGCTTACCAAGCAAGATCTTGACTTGGGAGTGCTGAGCTTGCTAAGTAACTGGAGAGCAGCCAGGGTGTGTGGTGGCAGCTCAGGCTGAGCCTGTATTCGTTTAAAAGATCTTTGGGCAATCTGATCTTGCTCTGTGTTGGGCTGGTCAGCTGTCAGAACAGTGGGGGGCACTGCCGGGCACAGGTCTGGTAACGAGAGGATGGGGGAAGCAGGTGGGTCTGCTGAGCACCAGAGGTATTTCTCAATGAAatctgcttccttctcctcaggTATTAAGAACTGCGATCCCAAGGGCCCCCTGATGATGTACATCTCTAAAATGGTGCCAACCTCTGACAAGGGACGATTCTATGCTTTTGGTCGGGTTTTCTCTGGTCTTGTATCAACTGGCTTGAAAGTCAGAATCATGGGACCCAACTACACGCCTGGCAAGAAGGAGGATCTGTACCTGAAGCCAATCCAAAGGTTGGTCCTGGCTGGGTGCAGAATGAGGGCAGCTCTCAATCCCATTTGTGGCTCCAGCGCTGTCTTGGGTCCTTATCCTCCAAGGCCACAAAACAGCCTTTTATTCTTACAGGACCATCCTCATGATGGGCCGCTACGTTGAACCCATTGAGGACGTGCCTTGTGGAAACATTGTTGGGCTGGTTGGCGTTGATCAGTTCCTGGTGAAGACTGGAACCATCACCACCTTCGAGCACGCTCACAACATGAGGGTCATGAAGTTCAGTGTCAGCCCTGTGGTGCGTGTGGCCGTGGAAGCCAAGAACCCTGCAGACCTGCCCAAGCTGGTGGAGGGGCTGAAGCGTCTTGCCAAGTC
The DNA window shown above is from Coturnix japonica isolate 7356 chromosome 28, Coturnix japonica 2.1, whole genome shotgun sequence and carries:
- the EEF2 gene encoding elongation factor 2, giving the protein MVNFTVDQIRAIMDKKANIRNMSVIAHVDHGKSTLTDSLVCKAGIIASARAGETRFTDTRKDEQERCITIKSTAISLFYELSDNDLAFIKQSKDGSGFLINLIDSPGHVDFSSEVTAALRVTDGALVVVDCVSGVCVQTETVLRQAIAERIKPVLMMNKMDRALLELQLDPEELYQTFQRIVENVNVIISTYGEGESGPMGNIMIDPVLGTVGFGSGLHGWAFTLKQFAEMYVAKFAAKGDAQMNPSERAKKVEDMMKKLWGDRYFDPSTGKFSKSATGPDGKKLPRTFCQLILDPIFKVFDAIMTFKKEEAAKLIDKLDIKLDSEDKDKEGKPLLKAVMRRWLPAGDALLQMITIHLPSPVTAQKYRCELLYEGPPDDEAAIGIKNCDPKGPLMMYISKMVPTSDKGRFYAFGRVFSGLVSTGLKVRIMGPNYTPGKKEDLYLKPIQRTILMMGRYVEPIEDVPCGNIVGLVGVDQFLVKTGTITTFEHAHNMRVMKFSVSPVVRVAVEAKNPADLPKLVEGLKRLAKSDPMVQCIIEESGEHIIAGAGELHLEICLKDLEEDHACIPIKKSDPVVSYRETVSEESNVMCLSKSPNKHNRLYMKARPFPDGLAEDIDKGEVSARQELKQRARYLAEKYEWDVAEARKIWCFGPDGTGPNILTDITKGVQYLNEIKDSVVAGFQWATKEGVLCEENMRGVRFDVHDVTLHADAIHRGGGQIIPTARRCLYACVLTAQPRLMEPIYLVEIQCPEQVVGGIYGVLNRKRGHVFEESQVAGTPMFVVKAFLPVNESFGFTADLRSNTGGQAFPQCVFDHWQILPGDPFDSTSRPFQVVAETRKRKGLKEGIPALDNFLDKL